A window from Fodinibius salicampi encodes these proteins:
- a CDS encoding class II fumarate hydratase, translating to MSKFRIEKDSMGEVKVPKDAYYGAQTQRAVDNFPVSGLRFSRHFIEALGLLKKNIADVNASLGELDEDVASAIAKAAGEVSNGKFDQDFAVDIFQTGSGTSTNMNANEIIAKRANELKAEGVETDIHPNDHVNYGQSSNDVIPTTIRIAAVTAVKENLIPALKELKKAFEEKGEEFSEVVKTGRTHLMDAMPVTIQQEFEGYARQLSLGVERLESALERMTELPQGGTAVGTGLNTNPEFGAKVAEALSEATGFSFREAENHFEAQSTVDAPAELSGQLKTIAVGLMKISNDLRWMNSGPNSGIGEIQLEALQPGSSIMPGKINPVIEESVTMVCAQVIGNDSAITVAAQSGNFELNVMLPVVAHNLLESINILGNAVRNFAERSVSRLSVNKGKVADMVGRNPVLVTALNPLIGYDKAAKIAKKAFKEGRPVKEVAREMTDLSDEELDQALDPINMTKGGFME from the coding sequence ATGAGCAAATTCCGAATTGAAAAGGACTCAATGGGAGAAGTGAAAGTTCCTAAAGATGCCTATTACGGAGCTCAAACCCAACGAGCAGTAGATAATTTTCCGGTAAGTGGATTGCGGTTCAGTCGCCATTTTATCGAAGCATTGGGATTGCTAAAAAAGAATATTGCGGATGTTAACGCATCATTAGGCGAGCTGGATGAGGATGTAGCATCTGCAATAGCGAAGGCGGCAGGAGAGGTTAGCAATGGAAAATTTGATCAGGATTTTGCCGTGGATATTTTTCAGACCGGTTCCGGTACCTCCACAAATATGAACGCTAATGAAATTATTGCTAAAAGAGCGAATGAACTGAAGGCTGAAGGGGTGGAAACCGATATACATCCCAATGACCATGTGAATTATGGACAAAGTTCGAATGATGTTATTCCTACTACCATACGGATAGCCGCTGTTACCGCAGTAAAGGAGAATCTGATTCCAGCTCTGAAAGAACTAAAGAAGGCTTTTGAAGAAAAAGGAGAAGAGTTTTCGGAAGTTGTCAAAACAGGACGTACTCACCTGATGGATGCCATGCCGGTAACTATTCAACAGGAATTTGAGGGCTATGCACGTCAGCTTTCTTTAGGGGTTGAACGATTGGAATCGGCTCTGGAGCGGATGACAGAACTCCCGCAGGGAGGAACTGCAGTCGGTACAGGACTTAATACAAATCCTGAATTCGGAGCTAAGGTGGCAGAAGCCCTTTCAGAGGCGACCGGTTTCTCTTTTCGGGAAGCAGAAAATCATTTCGAGGCCCAGTCAACGGTGGACGCTCCTGCAGAACTAAGCGGACAGCTAAAGACGATAGCCGTGGGATTAATGAAGATTAGCAATGATTTGCGGTGGATGAATTCAGGACCCAATAGCGGAATCGGAGAAATCCAGCTTGAAGCATTGCAACCGGGATCGTCTATTATGCCGGGCAAAATAAATCCGGTTATTGAAGAGTCGGTTACCATGGTTTGTGCACAGGTTATAGGTAACGATTCTGCAATTACGGTGGCGGCCCAGTCCGGAAATTTTGAGCTTAATGTGATGCTGCCGGTCGTTGCTCACAATCTGTTGGAGTCAATCAATATTTTAGGAAATGCGGTGCGAAACTTTGCTGAGCGATCGGTATCCCGACTAAGTGTAAATAAAGGAAAGGTTGCGGATATGGTAGGACGTAATCCAGTGCTGGTAACCGCTCTTAATCCTTTAATCGGATATGATAAAGCAGCCAAAATTGCTAAAAAGGCTTTTAAAGAAGGCCGTCCTGTAAAAGAGGTCGCCCGGGAAATGACAGATTTAAGTGATGAGGAACTTGATCAGGCACTTGATCCTATTAATATGACGAAGGGGGGTTTTATGGAGTAA
- a CDS encoding aminotransferase class I/II-fold pyridoxal phosphate-dependent enzyme: MTNSKSDVKANDIFAKAYDFTKAEEIKSEGLYPYFKPLQATDGTTVQIDGREVIMAGSNNYLGLTNDPRVIKAARDVIKVYGTGCTGSRYLNGTLDLHLELEEKLADFMNKDACVLFSTGYQTNEGAIQTIAGRKDVIFSDKDNHACIVTGTLVSNAKTMRFRHNDMEQLEKLLKRADEKAGKIIVSDGVFSMSGTIAKVPELVELKNRFDARLYLDDAHAIGVIGDKGRGSASTFDLMDEVDLISGTFSKSFASLGGFLVGDQEVIEFIRHNSPAHIFSASMPPANVATVLKALEILQEETWRLDRLQEISDYMRNSLQDMGFNVWSSQTPIIPVVIGGMKDCFQFWKGLFEAGVYVNAVVPPGVPQGQSLVRTSYMATHTDDHLNRILEAFRKVGLDQGIIDQNGHSLLDTD, encoded by the coding sequence ATGACTAATTCTAAGTCCGATGTAAAAGCAAACGATATTTTTGCCAAAGCCTACGATTTTACTAAGGCAGAGGAGATAAAATCAGAAGGATTATACCCTTATTTTAAGCCTTTACAGGCTACTGACGGTACTACGGTACAGATCGATGGTCGTGAAGTAATTATGGCCGGATCGAATAATTATTTGGGTCTGACGAATGATCCGAGGGTTATTAAAGCAGCCCGTGATGTGATAAAAGTGTATGGAACAGGATGCACAGGTTCCCGATATTTGAACGGCACACTCGATCTGCATCTTGAGTTGGAAGAAAAATTGGCAGATTTTATGAATAAAGATGCCTGTGTGTTATTTAGTACCGGGTACCAGACAAATGAAGGCGCTATACAGACCATCGCCGGCCGTAAGGATGTTATCTTCTCCGATAAAGATAATCATGCCTGTATTGTAACAGGTACGCTTGTATCCAATGCGAAGACTATGCGTTTTCGGCATAATGATATGGAGCAGCTGGAGAAGCTGCTGAAAAGAGCGGATGAGAAGGCAGGGAAAATTATTGTGAGTGACGGTGTTTTCTCAATGTCGGGAACTATTGCTAAAGTCCCCGAACTGGTTGAACTAAAGAATAGATTTGATGCTCGCCTCTATCTGGATGATGCACACGCTATAGGTGTTATAGGAGATAAAGGCCGCGGTTCGGCTTCGACCTTTGACTTGATGGACGAAGTGGATTTAATAAGTGGAACCTTTTCCAAGTCTTTTGCCTCCCTTGGTGGTTTTCTGGTGGGCGACCAGGAAGTTATTGAATTTATTCGTCATAATTCACCCGCTCATATTTTTAGTGCTTCGATGCCCCCTGCCAATGTGGCTACTGTTCTAAAAGCATTAGAAATCCTTCAGGAAGAAACATGGCGCTTAGATCGGTTACAAGAAATTTCTGACTACATGCGAAATTCCTTACAGGACATGGGATTTAATGTTTGGAGTAGCCAAACTCCTATTATACCGGTTGTGATAGGAGGGATGAAAGATTGCTTCCAGTTTTGGAAAGGATTGTTTGAGGCTGGCGTTTATGTAAATGCTGTAGTACCACCTGGTGTGCCGCAGGGACAGTCTCTTGTCCGAACCAGCTATATGGCAACTCATACCGATGATCACCTGAATCGTATCTTAGAGGCGTTCCGCAAGGTTGGTCTCGATCAGGGTATTATTGATCAAAACGGTCACTCTTTGTTGGATACTGATTAA
- a CDS encoding glycosyltransferase family 4 protein translates to MRILYVSHSHPQEGEILDNVGGMQRVSQQLIRELERKESVTVFKDTINASGKGQIIAKTVSFLFKELMELPHRVKETGADVVLFSSMVTASMAYFLRKKINVPMVTINHGRDVTLPVRIYQWFVPKVFEQLDGVISVSKATQKECMKRGMAPGKGIALPNGFDLNRLDKFPAKEKSRWSLQKNFDIPLDQKKMLLTVGRNVKRKGHEWFIREVMPKLGEDVVYVTVGDGPEFENIQEAADEVPFKDRIFLLGRQPDNILKQAYAAADLFVMPNIPVEGDMEGFGIVLLEANMARTPAVAADLEGIKDVITQGENGFRVPTLSPKEFAEKIRYVLDDDLASFSEHARHHVKEQFSWLHVAKEYVNYLETVVDRYTIK, encoded by the coding sequence TTGCGAATACTATATGTTTCTCATAGCCATCCACAAGAAGGAGAAATTCTTGACAATGTGGGAGGCATGCAGCGTGTAAGTCAGCAACTTATACGTGAACTAGAACGGAAAGAATCAGTAACAGTTTTTAAAGATACCATTAATGCCTCTGGGAAAGGACAAATTATAGCGAAGACGGTTTCCTTTTTGTTTAAAGAACTGATGGAGCTCCCCCACAGGGTAAAAGAAACGGGGGCCGATGTTGTCTTGTTTTCTTCAATGGTTACTGCAAGCATGGCCTATTTTCTTCGAAAAAAAATTAATGTTCCAATGGTAACTATTAATCATGGCCGGGATGTGACGCTGCCAGTCAGGATTTATCAGTGGTTTGTGCCCAAAGTATTTGAACAGCTGGATGGAGTGATTTCTGTTTCCAAAGCTACCCAGAAAGAATGTATGAAAAGAGGCATGGCACCGGGAAAGGGGATAGCGCTGCCTAACGGATTTGATCTTAATCGGTTGGATAAATTTCCGGCTAAGGAGAAATCGCGATGGAGTCTTCAGAAAAATTTTGATATTCCCCTGGATCAAAAAAAGATGTTACTTACCGTTGGCCGTAATGTGAAACGTAAAGGTCATGAGTGGTTTATACGGGAGGTGATGCCCAAGCTGGGAGAAGATGTTGTTTATGTGACGGTGGGAGATGGCCCTGAATTCGAAAATATTCAAGAAGCTGCAGATGAGGTTCCATTTAAGGATCGTATTTTTTTGCTGGGACGTCAGCCAGATAATATTTTAAAGCAGGCCTATGCCGCGGCCGATCTTTTTGTTATGCCCAACATTCCGGTCGAAGGAGACATGGAAGGGTTTGGAATTGTTTTACTGGAGGCGAATATGGCTCGAACGCCGGCGGTAGCTGCTGATCTTGAAGGTATAAAAGATGTTATAACGCAAGGTGAAAATGGCTTTCGCGTCCCCACACTTAGTCCGAAAGAATTTGCTGAAAAGATTCGATATGTATTAGATGATGATCTCGCATCATTCTCAGAACATGCCCGGCATCACGTAAAGGAACAATTCAGTTGGCTGCATGTTGCCAAAGAATATGTTAATTATTTGGAAACAGTTGTTGATCGTTATACTATAAAATAA
- a CDS encoding GNAT family N-acetyltransferase, whose protein sequence is MSTGKRTHKITAVKTDKQRKRFIEFPYEHYEGDEHWIAPLKMEQKKLIDEDKNPFFENAEIALFLVEEGEELKGRIAAIIDHRYNEHHNDKTGFFGFFECVDDQTVANLLLKVASDWLRERGRTKMMGPANPSMMDEVGILVEGFEYDPSIMMPYHKAYYDKLIKNAGLSKAMDLYAFRVTQGTVNLDRMYRAEELVRRRIRRLDIREIDLKNLEQEVQIVRHIYNKAWSGNWGFIPLNEEELEDLAKDLKLILDPKVAHIAEVDGEPVAFSIGLPDLNQALKHMDGTLFPTGIFKLLWYRRKINRIRTALMGVLPEYQGKGIDALLHKEAIINGKEVGYKSSELSWVLESNKGMISVAEKIGARREKTYRMYSKEL, encoded by the coding sequence GTGAGTACTGGAAAGCGCACACACAAAATTACGGCAGTAAAAACCGATAAACAGCGAAAGAGGTTTATTGAGTTCCCTTATGAACACTATGAGGGCGATGAGCACTGGATCGCTCCGCTTAAAATGGAGCAAAAAAAGCTTATTGATGAAGATAAAAACCCTTTCTTTGAAAACGCCGAAATCGCTCTTTTTCTGGTCGAAGAGGGAGAAGAACTAAAAGGGCGTATCGCAGCGATTATTGATCATCGATATAATGAACATCACAATGATAAAACGGGTTTTTTTGGATTTTTTGAATGTGTTGATGATCAAACAGTAGCTAATTTATTGCTTAAAGTAGCATCCGACTGGTTGCGGGAGAGAGGGCGAACCAAGATGATGGGACCGGCAAATCCCAGTATGATGGATGAGGTTGGTATCTTGGTTGAAGGTTTTGAGTACGATCCAAGTATTATGATGCCCTATCACAAGGCCTATTATGATAAGCTGATTAAAAATGCCGGCTTGAGTAAAGCAATGGATCTTTATGCCTTTCGGGTAACACAAGGGACCGTAAATCTAGATCGTATGTACCGGGCAGAAGAGTTGGTGCGCCGGCGAATTCGGCGGTTGGATATCCGTGAAATCGATCTTAAAAACCTTGAGCAAGAGGTGCAGATTGTACGACATATATATAATAAAGCTTGGTCCGGGAATTGGGGATTTATTCCGCTTAATGAGGAAGAACTGGAAGATCTGGCAAAAGATTTAAAGTTAATTTTGGATCCCAAAGTCGCCCATATTGCTGAGGTAGATGGGGAGCCGGTTGCTTTTTCTATCGGTCTTCCGGATTTGAATCAGGCACTCAAGCATATGGATGGAACGCTCTTTCCGACCGGAATATTCAAACTATTGTGGTATCGCAGAAAAATTAATCGTATCCGAACGGCCCTGATGGGCGTTCTTCCCGAGTACCAGGGAAAAGGTATTGATGCCTTGCTCCATAAAGAGGCGATAATTAACGGCAAAGAAGTAGGGTATAAATCTTCTGAGTTGAGCTGGGTTCTGGAATCCAATAAAGGGATGATTAGTGTAGCGGAAAAAATTGGTGCCCGGCGCGAGAAAACCTATCGAATGTATAGCAAAGAACTTTAG
- a CDS encoding glycosyltransferase family 4 protein — protein sequence MNDPRVAIFTGNYNHIQDGVSLTLNRLVAYLETEGVPVIVFGPTVENPPMDHEGEFVPVPSVPMPGRSEYRITVGFPESAQKRLREFDPTLIHLATPDVLGFRAMRWAQANNIQIVASYHTHFTSYLKYYNLDMLKLLGWKYLEWFYSQCKHIYVPSPSMAKELNEEGIDEGIRIWARGVNTDEFNPKFRDMEWRRSIGIEDSDKVVSFVSRLVWEKNLQTYVDTVKRLRQKYDSIKPMIVGDGPAKKELEHMLPEAHFTGFVTGDELSRAYASSDVFLFPSETETFGNVTLEAMSSGLPCVVADATGSRSLVESGVNGFLAAPRDTKEFARCVAKILEDELMQESMAKAARQKALAYSWENVNKKLLENYREALSEPRPQLKF from the coding sequence ATGAATGACCCTCGAGTAGCAATTTTTACCGGAAATTATAATCATATCCAAGATGGAGTATCTCTTACTTTAAATCGTCTGGTTGCCTATTTGGAGACGGAGGGGGTGCCTGTGATTGTTTTTGGCCCCACGGTAGAAAATCCGCCGATGGATCATGAAGGAGAGTTTGTGCCGGTTCCTTCGGTACCGATGCCCGGGCGTTCCGAGTATCGTATTACGGTAGGATTTCCGGAATCCGCGCAGAAACGGCTTCGTGAATTTGATCCCACGCTTATCCATCTGGCTACCCCGGATGTATTAGGCTTTCGTGCTATGCGCTGGGCACAGGCAAATAATATTCAGATTGTGGCCTCCTACCATACTCATTTTACCAGTTATTTAAAGTATTATAATCTGGATATGCTCAAGCTTTTGGGATGGAAATACCTAGAGTGGTTTTACAGTCAGTGCAAGCATATATATGTGCCTTCGCCCTCCATGGCAAAAGAATTAAATGAAGAAGGAATTGATGAAGGAATCCGTATTTGGGCCCGGGGGGTTAATACCGATGAGTTTAATCCAAAGTTTCGTGATATGGAATGGCGTCGTTCTATCGGGATCGAGGATTCCGATAAAGTCGTTAGTTTTGTATCACGATTGGTCTGGGAAAAAAATTTGCAGACATACGTAGATACTGTAAAGCGATTGCGCCAGAAATACGATAGCATCAAACCTATGATTGTGGGAGATGGACCGGCAAAGAAGGAGCTCGAGCATATGCTTCCGGAGGCACATTTTACCGGCTTTGTCACTGGGGATGAGCTGAGTCGTGCTTACGCTAGCAGTGATGTGTTTCTGTTTCCATCCGAGACGGAAACTTTTGGGAATGTGACTCTCGAAGCAATGTCCAGCGGATTGCCATGTGTCGTGGCTGATGCTACGGGTAGCAGGTCGCTGGTTGAGTCAGGGGTGAACGGTTTTCTGGCGGCACCCCGTGATACTAAAGAGTTTGCCCGCTGTGTTGCCAAAATACTTGAAGATGAGTTGATGCAAGAAAGCATGGCTAAAGCAGCCCGTCAGAAAGCATTAGCGTACTCATGGGAAAATGTAAATAAGAAGCTTCTGGAAAATTATCGAGAAGCTTTAAGTGAACCCCGTCCACAACTGAAGTTTTAA
- a CDS encoding NAD-dependent epimerase/dehydratase family protein gives MKAFVTGGTGFIGSHLVDALLENDDYTEVRCLIRNNPKWLKGKNITSVKGDLDDISTLREAVRGVDVIFHIAGRVKAPTYKQLEHANVGSTENLLRIAQKEGITNMVILSSLAATGPSNGEPVTEDAPMEPISMYGRSKKEMEERIHALANEEVSITILRPPAVYGPREDQIYSFFKMVDKRICPIIGDGKKPKISMVYVGDVVQGILKGAKQKEAGVHTYFISGEEVYTWNKIRDITTKILGKKNIPIYLKPGLVQKIAGALEKASSFFGIYPVLNRDKAKEMILEWTCTSEKAQRELGYKPQYSLEEGISRTIHWYQRHHWL, from the coding sequence ATGAAAGCCTTCGTAACCGGCGGCACGGGTTTTATTGGCAGTCACCTTGTTGACGCTTTGCTAGAGAACGACGACTATACAGAAGTTCGCTGCCTTATTCGCAATAACCCCAAATGGCTAAAAGGTAAAAATATTACTTCGGTGAAGGGCGATCTCGATGATATATCTACTCTAAGGGAGGCTGTTCGCGGTGTAGATGTCATTTTTCATATTGCAGGTCGCGTTAAAGCTCCTACGTACAAGCAGTTAGAACATGCCAATGTAGGAAGCACTGAAAATCTTTTACGCATAGCACAAAAAGAAGGTATTACTAATATGGTGATACTTTCTTCTCTTGCTGCAACAGGTCCCAGCAATGGTGAACCTGTTACGGAAGATGCTCCTATGGAACCGATCAGTATGTATGGTCGTTCAAAAAAGGAGATGGAAGAACGCATCCACGCACTGGCAAATGAGGAGGTTTCCATCACTATTTTACGTCCCCCGGCTGTTTACGGACCTCGTGAAGATCAAATCTACTCCTTTTTTAAGATGGTTGACAAGCGCATTTGTCCCATTATTGGAGATGGCAAAAAACCCAAAATATCAATGGTCTACGTGGGCGATGTTGTACAAGGTATCCTTAAAGGGGCTAAACAGAAAGAAGCCGGTGTACACACCTACTTTATTTCGGGAGAAGAAGTATATACCTGGAATAAAATCCGGGATATAACAACTAAGATACTGGGTAAAAAGAATATTCCTATTTACTTGAAACCAGGCTTGGTTCAAAAAATTGCCGGGGCTCTTGAAAAAGCATCATCATTTTTTGGTATTTATCCCGTTTTAAATAGAGACAAGGCCAAAGAAATGATTCTTGAATGGACCTGTACATCCGAAAAAGCACAGCGTGAACTCGGATATAAACCTCAGTACTCCCTTGAAGAAGGTATTTCACGCACGATTCACTGGTATCAACGACATCATTGGTTATAG
- a CDS encoding Ig domain-containing protein, with protein MLLFISSAPAQPTLTKDYSYLMDIPSVVAMESSPAHFYVLSETEGMAVFRSRPDSLQWLYSSTGMQRRGNTVVADIRFAYLFGDSNRLSVLEPTSVLGVYSSTNLPVPPLDVQRISEQLFIALGDRGLGQLSLESPSSVDSQVTFVAESQLNNQSVIDLERLDDQLFALGSESNLFRFNFDSERLSLDQTFSLAEQLNRIFLVENTLYGADAGGNIYEINGSGDLSKLGSIKEQVIQILKWNDWLIIKGNSNKLWTSYQNRSPVLWKENEAAGNFITKTKGQLWLSEYNQISRVTVTKGQTQTDADNNNSKKSGSFTLQPIKNYTIPHSKSLIFPIKIEGNISPEQLQFTYQSSSIQDAEVRGQSFYWQPSQDDAGSHRVRIIASAKNGQTASETFNIQVRSFNAPPRFTPMRPMTIPVEESFSLPVNATDPDGINEDLIRYMGVNMPKGATINERTGLIEWTPTIRQVGENNFRVIATDQFGAASSVDITINVTEKVRRNNAGE; from the coding sequence ATGCTACTTTTCATTAGTAGCGCACCAGCACAGCCGACTCTAACAAAGGATTATTCCTACCTCATGGATATTCCTTCGGTTGTGGCAATGGAAAGTTCTCCGGCCCATTTTTACGTACTGTCGGAAACAGAAGGCATGGCTGTTTTCCGGTCCCGCCCAGATTCACTGCAATGGCTTTACTCCTCAACCGGGATGCAAAGGCGTGGAAACACGGTAGTAGCCGATATTCGTTTTGCCTACCTGTTTGGTGACAGCAATCGGTTGTCAGTACTGGAGCCTACATCTGTACTGGGTGTTTATTCCTCTACTAATCTTCCGGTTCCTCCCTTAGATGTTCAACGGATAAGCGAACAGCTCTTCATTGCACTGGGAGATCGTGGACTGGGTCAGTTATCCCTCGAATCACCCTCCTCGGTAGATTCCCAAGTTACATTTGTTGCAGAGTCGCAGTTAAATAATCAATCTGTTATAGACCTCGAACGACTGGATGATCAGCTATTTGCCCTCGGCTCCGAGAGCAACCTTTTCCGATTTAACTTCGACAGTGAAAGGCTTTCACTGGATCAGACCTTCTCCCTTGCCGAACAATTGAATCGTATTTTTCTTGTTGAGAACACTTTATACGGAGCAGATGCTGGAGGAAATATTTATGAAATAAACGGTAGTGGAGATCTGTCAAAGCTGGGAAGCATAAAAGAACAAGTTATTCAAATTCTTAAATGGAATGACTGGCTTATTATAAAAGGGAATTCTAATAAGCTGTGGACGTCCTATCAAAACCGGAGCCCAGTATTGTGGAAAGAGAATGAAGCGGCCGGGAATTTTATTACTAAAACAAAAGGGCAGCTTTGGCTTAGTGAGTACAACCAAATAAGCAGAGTGACCGTAACGAAAGGACAAACCCAAACCGATGCGGATAACAATAATAGCAAAAAATCGGGTTCTTTTACGCTTCAGCCGATAAAGAACTATACCATCCCCCATTCCAAATCACTTATTTTCCCTATCAAAATTGAGGGAAATATTTCGCCGGAACAACTGCAATTCACCTATCAATCGTCCAGCATACAGGACGCCGAAGTACGGGGACAAAGTTTTTACTGGCAACCCTCGCAGGATGATGCGGGGTCGCACCGTGTTAGAATTATCGCTTCGGCAAAAAATGGCCAAACGGCTTCAGAAACATTTAATATACAGGTACGATCCTTTAATGCTCCCCCCAGATTTACCCCAATGCGGCCAATGACCATTCCTGTTGAAGAATCCTTTTCACTTCCTGTGAATGCTACCGATCCGGATGGAATTAATGAGGACCTCATTCGGTACATGGGGGTCAATATGCCGAAAGGAGCTACCATTAATGAAAGAACCGGATTAATTGAGTGGACGCCTACCATCCGCCAGGTTGGGGAAAATAACTTCCGGGTGATTGCAACGGATCAGTTCGGAGCGGCATCATCCGTAGATATCACTATAAATGTTACGGAAAAAGTCCGGCGAAACAATGCCGGAGAATAA